In Shewanella psychrotolerans, the genomic stretch GTATCGTCGAAGCAGAAGACGCGCGATTATTTTTAACAGGGATATTATTTGAAGGAGATGTTGTACTTGAAGAAGATGTAATATTAAGAGAAGCTGCTGGCTTAGAAAACGCAGCGAAAGACGCTGACGCATTTAATGTTGCTGCGTTGACGACACTGGTATTTGTTACCTCAGCAGTCTGCTGAGGGCTAACGCCTGAGTGACTGATGCCAGAATGGCCTGCACTAGCATGACTAATCGCTGAGGATCTGGAACTCGAAGCGTTACTATTAGACAAAGCAAAAGGCGCTGCATTCACATGCATCGCCGTATTAGTAGGCGTAGAGATAACGCCACTCATGCTACTACACCTGTATGTCTATCACAGTACCAAGGGTTTCAGATGAAACCTCTAATACTTCTACTGCAGCTTCACCTTGATTCTGCGCTTCGACAGCCGACACTAAAGCTTGAGTTTTATCCGTTGCTTCAACGGGTGTAGCGGTCTCAGCTTCTAATGTTTCAGTCGTTGTCGCAGGTGGTTGAGATGGCTTAGCCACATCAACGGTCGCTTGAGTTAACCCAGACTGAGCACTCTGCAACCCGGATAATCCCGATGAAAAACTTGATTGGATCTCCATACATTTGGCTCCGTTAGATAGAAAGCATGTAGGTTAATTATTAGCCAAACTAAGATAAATGTACAGCAATAACACTGAGCCGCTCACATTTATCCTCGCCTTTAGGCTAAATTTACCCACTCAGATTGCCAATCTTTCCATACTGGCGTAAATCCCTTCGCCAGCATGGCGTTTACCGTCTCAGCAGAACTACGATCATCATTTATCTCAAATTGATCTAATTGGCTTTTAGGGTTACTGTAACCACCAGGCTCAGTTGAGCTCCCCGCACTAATATGCGTCACCCCAAGGCCATAAAGATTATCACGAAAACTCGCCGATTCCCGCGTGGACAAACTAATTTCAAGCTGTTGATTAAACAATCTAAAAGCACAAATCAGTTGAACTAATCCTTTGTCTGTCAGTACGGTTTGCGGAGAAATACCGCCAGTACAAGGTCTCAGACGTGGCAAAGAGAGGCTATAACGACAGCGCCAATAATGTCGCTCTAAATAACTCAGATGATGCCCAAGTAACAAGGCATCGAGACGCCAATCATCTAAGCCAAGCAATACCCCTAAACCGATTTTATCGACTCCTGAACGGGCAATGCGCTCCGGAGATTCAACTCGGTAGCGATAGTCTTGCTTCTTACCCCAAGTATGATGCTTTTGGTAGGTGGTAGGATTATAAGTCTCTTGATACAACATGACCGCATCGAGGCCGAGATTGACTAAGCGCCTATACTCATCTTCTTCTAGCGGCTGTACTTCCATCGCAACATAGCTAAATTGCTTTTTGACCAGAGGCAACATAGAACAAAAATAATCAATACCAACCTTACTTTCATGTTCACCAGAGACCAACAAGATAGAATCAAAGCCTTGCCCTTTGATAATATTCATCTCTTGCTGTAATTCATCAGCCGTTAAAAATTTGCGTTTAAGCTTATTACTCATGCTAAAACCACAATAGTCACAATCATTAGCACACAAGTTAGATAGATAAAGTGGTAAATACATACCGATGTTAGTGCCAAAACGTTGCCGCGTGATTTCGGCAGCCCTTATCGCCATCTCCTCAATGTAGGGCTCTGCCGCTGGCGAGAGTAATGCCATAAGACTTGATAAATCGCCCTCGCTATTAACTAACGCGCGCTCTACCTCTGCAGGGCCAATGGAGTAAAGCGCTAATTTAAGTTGCTCTCGAGATAGCAACTTTAATTCATCATAAAAACTCATCTTAGGACTCCAAAAATGCGGTTAATGGCATTTGCGGACTGGTTTGCTGTGCAACACTGGACGTTATCCCTAATCCTGCGAGATAGGCATCTCTTCCCGCTGCGACAGCGCTTTTGAAGCACCGCGCCATAGCAACCGGATCGCGGCTACTCGCTATCGCAGTATTGACAAGCACTGCACTGGCACCCATTTCCATGGCTTGCATAGCATGTGAAGGCGCCCCAATTCCTGCATCGACAATGACAGGAATATTGGCTTGCTCTATGATGATCTTTAGAAAAGTTTGCGTCGCTAATCCCTGATTAGAACCTATCGGGCTTCCTAGAGGCATCACTGCGGCGCAACCCACCTCTTCCAAATGTCGGCACAATACCGGATCGGCGTGAACGTATGGCAAAACAACAAAACCTTTATCACAAAGCATTTTTGCGGCTTTGAGTGTTTCGATAGGATCGGGCATTAAATATTTGGGATCGGGATGGATTTCAAGTTTGATCCAAGGGGTGCCAAGCACTTCTCGACTTAACTCTGCGACAAACACGGCTTCTTGAGCATTCCTCGCACCAGACGTATTAGGTAACAGTTTTACACCGGAAGCTTTAAGTGGGGCTAAAATATCATCGGTTCCCGCTTTAAGATCGAGGCGCTTCATTGCCATCGTCACCAATTGCGAGCCACTCGCCTCGATTGCACCCACCATAGTCTTTGAGCTGGAAAATTTGCCTGTACCGGTAAACAAGCGTGAAGAAAACTGGGTATCTGCTAACGTCAACATACTAACCTCCTGCCACTACACCAAAAAGCTCAATAACATCACCATCTTCACAAGTGGTAAATGACCATTGCGATTTAGGCACGACTCGATTGCCTCGCAGCAGTGCTACGCTATCAAGGGCGATTTGTTGATCCAATAAGATTTGTTGCAAACTGCTATCATAGGCAACGGATAATAATTGCCCATTAACAGTGATCTGTATCTTACTCATAACGTATTTCCTTAACTAATTTGCTGCAAACCGGACACTTGGGATCTCGGGTTAGTAATGAAGATGTTTGACTGAGTCCCATGCCATCGAAACGATAAAGCCGCGCATTTTCATCATAGATGCCTGCTAAGTGCTTTATTGCCACCAAGGCTTGCATTGATGCCATAACACCGACCATGGGACCGAGAACGCCCGAATTTGTG encodes the following:
- a CDS encoding chemotaxis protein, coding for MEIQSSFSSGLSGLQSAQSGLTQATVDVAKPSQPPATTTETLEAETATPVEATDKTQALVSAVEAQNQGEAAVEVLEVSSETLGTVIDIQV
- the thiH gene encoding 2-iminoacetate synthase ThiH; amino-acid sequence: MSFYDELKLLSREQLKLALYSIGPAEVERALVNSEGDLSSLMALLSPAAEPYIEEMAIRAAEITRQRFGTNIGMYLPLYLSNLCANDCDYCGFSMSNKLKRKFLTADELQQEMNIIKGQGFDSILLVSGEHESKVGIDYFCSMLPLVKKQFSYVAMEVQPLEEDEYRRLVNLGLDAVMLYQETYNPTTYQKHHTWGKKQDYRYRVESPERIARSGVDKIGLGVLLGLDDWRLDALLLGHHLSYLERHYWRCRYSLSLPRLRPCTGGISPQTVLTDKGLVQLICAFRLFNQQLEISLSTRESASFRDNLYGLGVTHISAGSSTEPGGYSNPKSQLDQFEINDDRSSAETVNAMLAKGFTPVWKDWQSEWVNLA
- a CDS encoding thiazole synthase; protein product: MLTLADTQFSSRLFTGTGKFSSSKTMVGAIEASGSQLVTMAMKRLDLKAGTDDILAPLKASGVKLLPNTSGARNAQEAVFVAELSREVLGTPWIKLEIHPDPKYLMPDPIETLKAAKMLCDKGFVVLPYVHADPVLCRHLEEVGCAAVMPLGSPIGSNQGLATQTFLKIIIEQANIPVIVDAGIGAPSHAMQAMEMGASAVLVNTAIASSRDPVAMARCFKSAVAAGRDAYLAGLGITSSVAQQTSPQMPLTAFLES
- the thiS gene encoding sulfur carrier protein ThiS, with the protein product MSKIQITVNGQLLSVAYDSSLQQILLDQQIALDSVALLRGNRVVPKSQWSFTTCEDGDVIELFGVVAGG